The following proteins are co-located in the Manihot esculenta cultivar AM560-2 chromosome 9, M.esculenta_v8, whole genome shotgun sequence genome:
- the LOC110623415 gene encoding ultraviolet-B receptor UVR8 isoform X3: MEERKETAVYMCGYLPGVYPEKSPILSPVPVPLPASSTHCGDLWKDVCGGGCGFAMAISGSGKFITWGSTDDEGQSYMTSGKHGEIPEPFPLPHEASVVKAAAGGAHCVSVTATGEVYTWGWKECVPSVKIIHVSAAAESFQKDNNEKQNALPTEQGRTVSQSDNRKAEEESIKKRKVSTNKEEFENLSSGDDLFTVAPSIVTLGPGVRITNVAAGGRHTLALSDMGQVWGWGYGGEGQLGLGSRVKMVASPHLIPCLDTSVSREDQSLIVPQGSLSKFPGNYVKEIACGGRHSAVVTDAGALFTFGWGLYGQCGQGSTNDQLRPTNVPSLSEIQVERVAAGLWHTICITANGRVYAFGGNQFGQLGTGADQAETQPTQLDASILESKCAKLVSCGARHSAILTEDGQVYCWGWNKYGQLGLGDSMDRNIPSRVSIESCRPKNVACGWWHTLLLTETPR, from the exons ATGGAGGAACGTAAAGAGACGGCAGTGTATATGTGCGGTTATCTTCCCGGAGTTTATCCGGAGAAATCGCCGATACTCTCTCCGGTTCCAGTACCGCTTCCGGCATCATCGACTCACTGCGGTGATTTATGGAAAGATGTTTGCGGTGGTGGCTGTGGATTTGCCATGGCCATTTCAG GATCTGGAAAGTTCATAACTTGGGGTTCGACGGATGATGAAGGTCAAAGCTATATGACTTCTGGAAAGCATGGG GAGATTCCAGAGCCATTTCCTCTTCCACATGAAGCTTCCGTAGTGAAGGCTGCTGCTGGCGGGGCACATTGTGTATCAGTTAcag CTACAGGGGAAGTATATACCTGGGGATGGAAAGAGTGTGTTCCCTCTGTGAAAATTATCCATGTTTCAGCAGCTGCAGAGAGCTTCCAAAAGgataataatgaaaaacaaaatGCACTACCGACTGAACAAG GTAGGACAGTTTCTCAATCTGACAACAGAAAGGCTGAAGAGGAAAGtataaagaagagaaaagtgtcGACAAATAAAGAAGAGTTTGAAAATTTGTCTTCTGGAGATGACCTTTTCACAGTGGCACCATCTATTGTAACTCTGGGCCCTGGAGTAAGGATCACCAATGTTGCTGCTGGTGGGCGCCACACTTTAGCGCTGTCAG ATATGGGACAGGTTTGGGGTTGGGGCTATGGAGGCGAAGGGCAGCTAGGTTTGGGATCCCGAGTAAAAATGGTGGCTTCTCCTCATCTCATACCTTGCCTTGATACATCTGTTTCTCGGGAAGATCAGTCCTTGATAGTCCCTCAAGGCAGCCTGTCTAAATTCCCTGGAAATTATGTGAAAGAAATAGCTTGTGGAGGACGGCATAGTGCAGTAGTAACAG ATGCAGGAGCGCTATTTACATTTGGATGGGGACTCTATGGACAG TGTGGGCAAGGAAGCACAAATGATCAGCTGAGGCCTACTAATGTACCTTCTTTATCGGAAATTCAAGTAGAAAGAGTTGCTGCTGGACTATGGCATACTATTTGTATCACTGCCAATGGTCGTGTATATGCCTTTGGTGGGAATCAGTTTGGACAACTGGGAACAGGAGCTGATCAGGCTGAG ACTCAACCAACGCAATTGGATGCATCAATTCTGGAAAGCAAGTGTGCAAAATTGGTGTCTTGTGGGGCTCGACATAGTGCAATTCTAACAG AGGACGGTCAGGTATACTGTTGGGGATGGAACAAGTACGGCCAG CTCGGCTTGGGTGATTCAATGGACCGTAACATTCCTTCACGTGTTTCCATTGAAAGTTGTCGGCCAAAAAATGTTGCATGCGGTTGGTGGCATACGCTACTGCTTACTGAAACGCCCCGATGA
- the LOC110623415 gene encoding ultraviolet-B receptor UVR8 isoform X1 — translation MEERKETAVYMCGYLPGVYPEKSPILSPVPVPLPASSTHCGDLWKDVCGGGCGFAMAISGSGKFITWGSTDDEGQSYMTSGKHGEIPEPFPLPHEASVVKAAAGGAHCVSVTATGEVYTWGWKECVPSVKIIHVSAAAESFQKDNNEKQNALPTEQGRTVSQSDNRKAEEESIKKRKVSTNKEEFENLSSGDDLFTVAPSIVTLGPGVRITNVAAGGRHTLALSDMGQVWGWGYGGEGQLGLGSRVKMVASPHLIPCLDTSVSREDQSLIVPQGSLSKFPGNYVKEIACGGRHSAVVTDAGALFTFGWGLYGQCGQGSTNDQLRPTNVPSLSEIQVERVAAGLWHTICITANGRVYAFGGNQFGQLGTGADQAETQPTQLDASILESKCAKLVSCGARHSAILTEDGQVYCWGWNKYGQVDPDILLTEINSQWPTALFDRDPFFVYHCTELQLGLGDSMDRNIPSRVSIESCRPKNVACGWWHTLLLTETPR, via the exons ATGGAGGAACGTAAAGAGACGGCAGTGTATATGTGCGGTTATCTTCCCGGAGTTTATCCGGAGAAATCGCCGATACTCTCTCCGGTTCCAGTACCGCTTCCGGCATCATCGACTCACTGCGGTGATTTATGGAAAGATGTTTGCGGTGGTGGCTGTGGATTTGCCATGGCCATTTCAG GATCTGGAAAGTTCATAACTTGGGGTTCGACGGATGATGAAGGTCAAAGCTATATGACTTCTGGAAAGCATGGG GAGATTCCAGAGCCATTTCCTCTTCCACATGAAGCTTCCGTAGTGAAGGCTGCTGCTGGCGGGGCACATTGTGTATCAGTTAcag CTACAGGGGAAGTATATACCTGGGGATGGAAAGAGTGTGTTCCCTCTGTGAAAATTATCCATGTTTCAGCAGCTGCAGAGAGCTTCCAAAAGgataataatgaaaaacaaaatGCACTACCGACTGAACAAG GTAGGACAGTTTCTCAATCTGACAACAGAAAGGCTGAAGAGGAAAGtataaagaagagaaaagtgtcGACAAATAAAGAAGAGTTTGAAAATTTGTCTTCTGGAGATGACCTTTTCACAGTGGCACCATCTATTGTAACTCTGGGCCCTGGAGTAAGGATCACCAATGTTGCTGCTGGTGGGCGCCACACTTTAGCGCTGTCAG ATATGGGACAGGTTTGGGGTTGGGGCTATGGAGGCGAAGGGCAGCTAGGTTTGGGATCCCGAGTAAAAATGGTGGCTTCTCCTCATCTCATACCTTGCCTTGATACATCTGTTTCTCGGGAAGATCAGTCCTTGATAGTCCCTCAAGGCAGCCTGTCTAAATTCCCTGGAAATTATGTGAAAGAAATAGCTTGTGGAGGACGGCATAGTGCAGTAGTAACAG ATGCAGGAGCGCTATTTACATTTGGATGGGGACTCTATGGACAG TGTGGGCAAGGAAGCACAAATGATCAGCTGAGGCCTACTAATGTACCTTCTTTATCGGAAATTCAAGTAGAAAGAGTTGCTGCTGGACTATGGCATACTATTTGTATCACTGCCAATGGTCGTGTATATGCCTTTGGTGGGAATCAGTTTGGACAACTGGGAACAGGAGCTGATCAGGCTGAG ACTCAACCAACGCAATTGGATGCATCAATTCTGGAAAGCAAGTGTGCAAAATTGGTGTCTTGTGGGGCTCGACATAGTGCAATTCTAACAG AGGACGGTCAGGTATACTGTTGGGGATGGAACAAGTACGGCCAGGTAGATCCTGATATCCTTCTTACAGAAATTAATTCACAATGGCCAACAGCCTTGTTTGACAGGGACCCATTTTTTGTTTATCATTGTACTGAACTGCAGCTCGGCTTGGGTGATTCAATGGACCGTAACATTCCTTCACGTGTTTCCATTGAAAGTTGTCGGCCAAAAAATGTTGCATGCGGTTGGTGGCATACGCTACTGCTTACTGAAACGCCCCGATGA
- the LOC110623415 gene encoding ultraviolet-B receptor UVR8 isoform X2, with protein MEERKETAVYMCGYLPGVYPEKSPILSPVPVPLPASSTHCGDLWKDVCGGGCGFAMAISGSGKFITWGSTDDEGQSYMTSGKHGIPEPFPLPHEASVVKAAAGGAHCVSVTATGEVYTWGWKECVPSVKIIHVSAAAESFQKDNNEKQNALPTEQGRTVSQSDNRKAEEESIKKRKVSTNKEEFENLSSGDDLFTVAPSIVTLGPGVRITNVAAGGRHTLALSDMGQVWGWGYGGEGQLGLGSRVKMVASPHLIPCLDTSVSREDQSLIVPQGSLSKFPGNYVKEIACGGRHSAVVTDAGALFTFGWGLYGQCGQGSTNDQLRPTNVPSLSEIQVERVAAGLWHTICITANGRVYAFGGNQFGQLGTGADQAETQPTQLDASILESKCAKLVSCGARHSAILTEDGQVYCWGWNKYGQVDPDILLTEINSQWPTALFDRDPFFVYHCTELQLGLGDSMDRNIPSRVSIESCRPKNVACGWWHTLLLTETPR; from the exons ATGGAGGAACGTAAAGAGACGGCAGTGTATATGTGCGGTTATCTTCCCGGAGTTTATCCGGAGAAATCGCCGATACTCTCTCCGGTTCCAGTACCGCTTCCGGCATCATCGACTCACTGCGGTGATTTATGGAAAGATGTTTGCGGTGGTGGCTGTGGATTTGCCATGGCCATTTCAG GATCTGGAAAGTTCATAACTTGGGGTTCGACGGATGATGAAGGTCAAAGCTATATGACTTCTGGAAAGCATGGG ATTCCAGAGCCATTTCCTCTTCCACATGAAGCTTCCGTAGTGAAGGCTGCTGCTGGCGGGGCACATTGTGTATCAGTTAcag CTACAGGGGAAGTATATACCTGGGGATGGAAAGAGTGTGTTCCCTCTGTGAAAATTATCCATGTTTCAGCAGCTGCAGAGAGCTTCCAAAAGgataataatgaaaaacaaaatGCACTACCGACTGAACAAG GTAGGACAGTTTCTCAATCTGACAACAGAAAGGCTGAAGAGGAAAGtataaagaagagaaaagtgtcGACAAATAAAGAAGAGTTTGAAAATTTGTCTTCTGGAGATGACCTTTTCACAGTGGCACCATCTATTGTAACTCTGGGCCCTGGAGTAAGGATCACCAATGTTGCTGCTGGTGGGCGCCACACTTTAGCGCTGTCAG ATATGGGACAGGTTTGGGGTTGGGGCTATGGAGGCGAAGGGCAGCTAGGTTTGGGATCCCGAGTAAAAATGGTGGCTTCTCCTCATCTCATACCTTGCCTTGATACATCTGTTTCTCGGGAAGATCAGTCCTTGATAGTCCCTCAAGGCAGCCTGTCTAAATTCCCTGGAAATTATGTGAAAGAAATAGCTTGTGGAGGACGGCATAGTGCAGTAGTAACAG ATGCAGGAGCGCTATTTACATTTGGATGGGGACTCTATGGACAG TGTGGGCAAGGAAGCACAAATGATCAGCTGAGGCCTACTAATGTACCTTCTTTATCGGAAATTCAAGTAGAAAGAGTTGCTGCTGGACTATGGCATACTATTTGTATCACTGCCAATGGTCGTGTATATGCCTTTGGTGGGAATCAGTTTGGACAACTGGGAACAGGAGCTGATCAGGCTGAG ACTCAACCAACGCAATTGGATGCATCAATTCTGGAAAGCAAGTGTGCAAAATTGGTGTCTTGTGGGGCTCGACATAGTGCAATTCTAACAG AGGACGGTCAGGTATACTGTTGGGGATGGAACAAGTACGGCCAGGTAGATCCTGATATCCTTCTTACAGAAATTAATTCACAATGGCCAACAGCCTTGTTTGACAGGGACCCATTTTTTGTTTATCATTGTACTGAACTGCAGCTCGGCTTGGGTGATTCAATGGACCGTAACATTCCTTCACGTGTTTCCATTGAAAGTTGTCGGCCAAAAAATGTTGCATGCGGTTGGTGGCATACGCTACTGCTTACTGAAACGCCCCGATGA